A portion of the Lacibacter sp. H375 genome contains these proteins:
- a CDS encoding ABC transporter ATP-binding protein gives MIKITNLEKFYRTEEVETVALNKLSMEVKEGEFVAVMGPSGCGKSTLLNILGLLDDPDGGSFLFNGIEVAGFNERKRADLRKRNIGFVFQSFNLIDELTVYENVELPLIYCNIKADERKKKVEEVLDKMQIMHRRNHYPQQLSGGQQQRVAVARAVVNNPKLILADEPTGNLDSSNGNEVMQLLTDLNEQGTTIIMVTHSEHDAKYSHRIIRMLDGHSVTENILV, from the coding sequence ATGATAAAGATCACCAATCTCGAAAAATTCTATCGTACAGAAGAAGTTGAAACTGTTGCGTTGAACAAACTGTCAATGGAAGTGAAAGAAGGAGAGTTTGTTGCTGTAATGGGTCCAAGTGGTTGCGGCAAATCAACCTTGTTGAATATTCTTGGTTTGCTCGACGATCCTGATGGCGGCAGTTTCCTCTTTAATGGTATTGAAGTGGCAGGTTTTAACGAACGTAAACGGGCCGATCTGCGTAAACGCAATATTGGTTTCGTGTTCCAGAGCTTTAACCTCATTGATGAGTTAACTGTGTACGAGAACGTTGAGTTACCGTTGATCTATTGCAATATAAAAGCTGATGAGCGCAAGAAAAAAGTAGAAGAAGTGCTAGACAAAATGCAGATCATGCATCGTCGTAACCACTACCCGCAACAGCTAAGTGGTGGCCAGCAACAGCGTGTGGCAGTTGCCCGTGCGGTGGTGAACAATCCTAAACTTATTCTTGCAGATGAGCCAACGGGTAATCTTGATTCATCAAATGGTAATGAAGTAATGCAATTGCTTACTGATCTGAATGAGCAGGGTACAACCATCATCATGGTAACGCACAGTGAGCATGATGCAAAATACAGTCATCGTATTATCCGTATGCTCGATGGGCATTCGGTTACAGAAAATATATTGGTATAA
- a CDS encoding sensor histidine kinase has protein sequence MFKRYEWRLLIRLILLFAILFAAAWLLVKEYFLYAGFLLPILGYQFYDLYQLLNKAQNEVKEFAESIHYRDFSRHFNVKHAPAELQPLREGFNEINSTFKVISREKETQYVYLQKILELVDTGIISYKTDTGEIVWMNESFKRMMGIPYLKTIHSLEKRDEGLYKEAINIKTGESKLATATNDKTSFKVLLSATAFQTDDQTFKLIAFQNVNEALDENEAEAWRKLLSVMTHEIMNSVAPISSLAETLKNRLHQSVEHLQNKEGSVDDLALGIETIQRRSEGLLKFAETYRNLNKITTLNSKKILVRDLFENLNQLMQPTLEQKQIELDIILKDPAVTLVADINLLEQVLINLLVNAIEAVKDKPDPQIILTASTTTAGKTVIKVSDNGSGMSAEILDKIFIPFFSTRKNGSGIGLSLCKQIMLLHKGNIRVQSKEGEGSSFILVF, from the coding sequence ATGTTTAAAAGATATGAGTGGCGTTTATTGATAAGATTAATATTGCTGTTTGCAATACTATTTGCTGCTGCATGGCTGTTGGTGAAAGAATACTTCTTATATGCCGGATTTCTTTTACCCATACTTGGTTACCAGTTTTATGATCTTTATCAATTACTCAACAAAGCACAGAACGAAGTAAAAGAATTTGCTGAATCAATTCACTACAGAGATTTCTCGAGGCACTTTAATGTAAAACATGCTCCTGCTGAATTGCAACCATTGCGTGAAGGATTTAATGAGATCAACTCCACGTTTAAAGTGATCAGCCGGGAGAAAGAGACGCAATATGTTTACTTACAAAAAATACTTGAGCTGGTTGATACCGGTATCATTTCCTATAAAACCGATACAGGTGAAATTGTATGGATGAATGAATCGTTCAAACGGATGATGGGCATCCCTTATTTAAAAACGATTCACTCACTGGAGAAAAGAGACGAAGGATTGTATAAAGAAGCCATCAATATCAAGACCGGCGAAAGCAAACTTGCAACTGCGACCAACGATAAAACAAGTTTTAAAGTATTACTGTCGGCCACTGCTTTTCAAACGGATGACCAAACGTTTAAGCTCATCGCCTTCCAAAACGTAAACGAAGCATTAGATGAAAATGAAGCAGAAGCATGGCGCAAGCTTTTAAGTGTAATGACGCATGAGATCATGAATTCTGTTGCGCCTATTTCGTCGTTGGCAGAAACATTAAAGAACAGGCTACATCAGAGTGTGGAGCACTTGCAAAATAAAGAAGGCTCGGTTGATGATCTTGCGCTTGGTATTGAAACAATTCAACGCCGGAGCGAAGGTTTATTGAAGTTTGCTGAAACCTATAGGAACCTGAATAAGATCACAACGCTCAACAGCAAAAAAATACTGGTACGTGATCTCTTTGAAAACCTGAACCAGTTAATGCAGCCAACACTTGAGCAGAAACAGATCGAACTGGATATTATCCTGAAAGATCCTGCCGTAACATTAGTTGCAGATATTAATTTGCTGGAACAGGTATTGATCAACTTACTCGTAAATGCAATTGAAGCAGTAAAAGATAAACCTGATCCACAGATCATACTCACTGCCAGCACAACCACAGCTGGTAAAACAGTGATCAAAGTATCAGATAACGGCAGCGGTATGTCTGCTGAAATTTTAGATAAGATCTTTATCCCGTTCTTCAGCACAAGAAAAAACGGAAGCGGCATTGGCCTCAGTCTTTGCAAACAGATCATGCTGTTACACAAAGGCAATATCCGTGTACAAAGTAAAGAAGGCGAAGGAAGTTCGTTTATACTCGTCTTCTGA
- a CDS encoding efflux RND transporter periplasmic adaptor subunit, which produces MDRVIEKKKWNTKRILTIAGITAIVALIAASVYFTSGKSKLNVDTERITIGEIKTAAFHEFITLNGVVLPESTIYLDAMEGGRVEEKFVEDGAMMTKGQPILRLSNTDLELQLANQETQVFNVLTQMQISKNNAEQNSINRQNQDAEVDNALKEAERVYILNKKLHEQKVIGLQEFQSSKNLYDYQLRRKKLTEQIMKTDATSMKQQVDQMGESYQQMKRTLALMRKKVGDLIVRAPVDGQLTSLDAEIGENKNKGQRLGQIDVMSGYKLRVDVDEHYISRVFAGLLGNCDVAGKTYQLKIKKVYTQVTNGRFQVDMEFADKVPEGIRRGQTLQVRLALSEETQAILLPKGGFYQQTGGNWIFKLNENGTVAYKVDIQLGRQNPDYYEVLSGLKPGDKVVTSSYENYGNMQELILKK; this is translated from the coding sequence ATGGACAGAGTTATTGAAAAGAAGAAATGGAACACGAAACGCATTCTAACGATTGCAGGTATTACAGCTATAGTTGCGTTGATTGCTGCCAGTGTATATTTCACTTCGGGCAAATCGAAGTTGAATGTAGATACTGAACGCATTACCATTGGCGAAATTAAAACTGCAGCCTTTCATGAGTTTATTACATTAAATGGAGTGGTATTGCCTGAAAGCACTATTTATCTTGATGCAATGGAAGGTGGAAGGGTAGAAGAGAAATTTGTAGAGGATGGAGCCATGATGACGAAAGGCCAGCCTATTCTTCGTTTATCAAATACAGATCTTGAATTACAACTTGCCAACCAGGAAACACAGGTGTTTAACGTGTTAACACAAATGCAGATCAGTAAAAATAATGCTGAGCAAAACTCCATTAACCGCCAGAACCAGGATGCTGAAGTTGATAACGCATTGAAAGAAGCTGAACGTGTATATATTCTCAATAAGAAATTGCATGAACAAAAAGTAATTGGCTTGCAGGAATTTCAAAGCAGTAAGAATTTATACGATTACCAGTTACGCCGTAAAAAATTAACGGAGCAAATCATGAAAACTGATGCAACAAGTATGAAGCAGCAGGTTGATCAAATGGGTGAAAGTTATCAGCAGATGAAACGCACACTTGCATTGATGCGTAAAAAAGTTGGTGACTTAATTGTGCGTGCACCTGTTGATGGACAATTAACATCGCTTGATGCAGAAATTGGTGAGAACAAAAATAAAGGGCAACGTCTTGGACAGATCGATGTGATGAGTGGCTACAAGCTTCGGGTTGATGTTGATGAACATTATATCAGCCGGGTGTTTGCAGGGCTGCTTGGTAATTGTGATGTGGCAGGTAAAACGTATCAACTGAAAATTAAAAAAGTATATACACAGGTTACCAATGGCCGTTTCCAGGTTGATATGGAATTTGCTGATAAAGTACCGGAAGGTATCCGTCGTGGACAAACATTACAAGTGCGTTTGGCTTTGAGTGAAGAAACACAGGCCATTCTTTTACCGAAAGGAGGTTTCTACCAACAGACAGGTGGCAACTGGATATTTAAGTTGAATGAAAACGGAACAGTTGCTTACAAAGTAGATATTCAACTTGGTCGCCAAAACCCTGATTACTACGAAGTGTTGAGTGGATTAAAACCTGGCGATAAAGTGGTAACCAGCAGCTATGAGAACTATGGTAACATGCAGGAATTAATTTTAAAGAAGTAA
- a CDS encoding DM13 domain-containing protein, whose amino-acid sequence MKYIFVLGITALLFVSCKKEASTTPGTDPVDSVNQTVLYMGSFVNGPWGAVSGQARVLRASNGTLSLALVNVNISNGPDLYVYLSKEIQPINFISLGKLRSTSGNQVYAIPGTPDFAQYKYALIHCQQYNHLFGSATLVQ is encoded by the coding sequence ATGAAATACATTTTTGTTCTTGGAATTACTGCCTTACTTTTTGTAAGTTGTAAAAAAGAAGCGTCTACAACACCGGGTACAGATCCCGTTGATTCGGTGAATCAAACTGTACTGTATATGGGAAGTTTTGTAAATGGTCCTTGGGGTGCTGTCAGCGGACAGGCAAGAGTACTTCGTGCATCAAACGGTACTTTAAGCTTAGCGCTTGTGAATGTAAATATTTCGAATGGCCCGGATCTGTATGTATATCTTTCAAAAGAAATACAACCAATCAACTTTATAAGTTTGGGAAAACTCCGTTCAACAAGTGGCAACCAGGTATATGCAATTCCGGGAACACCTGATTTTGCACAATACAAATATGCGTTGATCCATTGCCAGCAGTATAACCATTTGTTTGGTAGTGCAACATTAGTACAGTAG
- a CDS encoding YHS domain-containing (seleno)protein, with amino-acid sequence MKKLVLFTLLTIFSTAQMNAQQKQIFTKNNIAVNGYDVVAYFTQSKPVKGNDEHTVTWKEAKWLFSTSEHASLFKANPEKYAPQYGGHCAYGCSRGYKVKSDPDAWSIVNGKLYLNYNKEVSELWKKDTENYIKRADAAWESIKDNEPK; translated from the coding sequence ATGAAAAAACTAGTTCTGTTTACACTACTTACGATCTTTTCGACTGCACAGATGAATGCACAGCAAAAACAGATATTCACAAAAAACAATATTGCTGTGAATGGCTATGATGTGGTTGCTTACTTTACCCAGAGTAAACCGGTAAAAGGGAATGATGAACATACTGTAACCTGGAAAGAGGCCAAATGGCTTTTTTCCACAAGTGAACATGCCTCGTTGTTTAAAGCCAATCCCGAAAAATATGCTCCACAATATGGCGGGCATTGTGCCTACGGCTGTTCACGTGGTTACAAAGTAAAATCAGATCCTGATGCATGGAGTATTGTGAACGGTAAACTCTATCTCAACTATAATAAGGAAGTAAGTGAACTGTGGAAGAAAGATACTGAGAACTATATTAAAAGAGCAGATGCAGCATGGGAATCAATAAAGGACAATGAACCGAAGTAG
- a CDS encoding sigma-54-dependent transcriptional regulator: MNTNSTIEHKRMNLKNSRILIIDDDTDVLTAVRLLLKTEAKEVVTEKNPENIRHLLAKQSFDLILLDMNFNSTIHTGNEGIYWLKKIKEQTQQPAVIMITAYGDIDLAVRSLKEGAADFVIKPWHNEKLITTIREALNKKGADKTSGHLVSSTSAGKTMVGESAAMKDIFVKIEKIAPTDANVLILGENGTGKDLVAYAIHQQSLRANKPFIKVDAGALTETLFESELFGHKKGAFTDAREERIGRFEAANGGTLFLDEIGNISLQQQAKLLSALQNRQIIKLGSNEPIPVDIRLICATNLPLAELANENRFRKDLVYRINTVEITLPPLRKRKEDIPLLAQHYVTVYAEKYIKPNIQLDKKAIDKLVEHPFPGNVRELQYSIERAVIMTEGDTLSASDLIFSPIETARMQAEEEEQDLKLSSMEKNTILRVIEKHNGNITKAAKELGLTRTALYRRLTKYDI, encoded by the coding sequence ATGAATACAAACAGTACGATCGAACATAAAAGAATGAATTTAAAAAATTCCCGCATACTGATCATTGATGATGATACGGATGTTCTCACAGCTGTGCGATTGCTGTTGAAAACTGAAGCAAAGGAAGTAGTGACTGAAAAGAATCCGGAAAACATCCGTCACCTGTTGGCCAAACAAAGCTTTGATCTGATACTTCTGGACATGAATTTCAACAGTACCATTCATACCGGCAACGAAGGAATTTATTGGCTAAAAAAAATTAAAGAGCAAACACAACAACCTGCTGTAATCATGATCACGGCATATGGCGATATCGATCTTGCTGTCCGATCATTAAAAGAAGGAGCTGCCGATTTTGTGATAAAGCCCTGGCACAACGAAAAACTTATCACCACTATTCGTGAAGCATTAAATAAAAAAGGTGCAGACAAAACTTCAGGCCATCTTGTTTCCTCGACCTCTGCCGGTAAAACGATGGTGGGTGAAAGTGCTGCGATGAAAGATATTTTTGTGAAGATCGAAAAAATTGCACCCACCGATGCGAACGTTTTAATACTTGGAGAGAATGGCACAGGTAAAGATCTTGTCGCATATGCAATACATCAGCAATCATTACGGGCAAACAAACCTTTTATAAAAGTTGATGCCGGTGCTTTAACGGAAACATTATTTGAAAGCGAATTATTCGGTCATAAGAAAGGTGCATTTACTGATGCGAGGGAAGAACGTATTGGCCGGTTTGAAGCTGCCAATGGCGGTACTTTGTTTTTAGATGAGATTGGCAATATAAGTTTGCAGCAACAGGCAAAATTATTATCGGCATTGCAAAACAGGCAGATTATTAAGCTGGGAAGTAATGAACCGATTCCTGTTGACATTCGTTTGATCTGTGCAACCAATCTTCCTTTAGCTGAACTGGCCAATGAAAATCGTTTTCGTAAAGATCTCGTGTATCGTATCAATACCGTTGAAATTACATTACCGCCACTGCGTAAACGCAAAGAAGATATTCCATTACTGGCACAGCATTATGTAACGGTGTATGCTGAAAAATACATCAAGCCAAATATCCAGTTGGATAAAAAAGCAATTGATAAATTGGTAGAGCATCCTTTTCCCGGCAATGTGCGTGAACTGCAATACAGTATTGAACGTGCAGTGATCATGACAGAAGGTGATACACTCTCCGCAAGTGATCTTATTTTTTCGCCAATCGAAACTGCACGTATGCAGGCTGAAGAAGAAGAACAGGATCTTAAACTGAGCAGCATGGAGAAGAATACGATTCTCCGTGTTATTGAAAAGCATAATGGTAATATTACAAAAGCAGCAAAAGAACTTGGTTTAACAAGAACAGCGTTGTACAGGAGATTGACGAAGTATGATATTTAA